The DNA region TTGTTCGTCTGTGTGATTATTTTTTGAAATAAAAAGCGGTTTTTGTTCCCTTTGAATCGGATTGAACGTCTAATTTGCCTCTTAGTTTTTCTCTGACATAACTAGTGACGATTTGCAATCCGAGATTATTTTGTTTGATATCATCTTTTGGATAGCCGACACCATTATCTTCGATCGAAATGTAAACATAGCCTTCTTTTTGTGACACGTCAACGTTGATCTGTCCTTGTTTGCGGCCATTGAAGGCATGATCATAACAATTTTGGATGAGTTCATTGACAACAAGAGCAATCGTGACAACCACATCACTGCTCAAAATCAGTTCTTCATCGATAGTTGCTTCGATCGTAATGTGATACAAGTCTTCATAACAGCGATGCATGTTTTCGATCACAGAATCAAGGACCGCTTTTAATGAAATATCGTCTTCTAGTTGTTCTGATAGTAGTTCATGCGTGCGGGCAATGGCCATGATCCGGTAAACACTTTCTGTGAGTACTTTTTTTGCTTCATCAGTGGAACAGCGTCTCGCTTGGATACTTAAGATCGATACCACACTTTGCAGATTGTTTTTGACGCGATGATGGATTTCTTTGATCACGACAGCTTTATCACTGATCTCTGCTTCTTTTTTTCTGACCTCTGTCACCTCGTGAATGATCACGATCACTGTACCTTCGACCTCATCAAAAATGTATTTCATTTCAAAATACAAGTTACCAAATTTGATTTCTTTTTCCATCGAACCAGCACCGCCATTACGAGAGCGCAGATAGTTCAGCTGTTCAAAGGTCGACATATCCAAGGATAAATTA from Enterococcus sp. 9D6_DIV0238 includes:
- a CDS encoding sensor histidine kinase — translated: MNDEMKRLRSLCEEYTVLSHEDIDELISQAEQILARKLYPDNDVFIDVMNGLTGDAIVVFQRPPLAKKSLYSKDIVGQKAKRKNEAAVYRTFETSLNTVGLLARSQEDVMVRQRVYPIRNQKKNIGVVIVEDSVDEKMKHFLVAQNGIEQNRSHPISITSKEFVTDNIDEGILIFNATGYLVQMNRAAESYYHGFGYLDDILGMHYDNLSLDMSTFEQLNYLRSRNGGAGSMEKEIKFGNLYFEMKYIFDEVEGTVIVIIHEVTEVRKKEAEISDKAVVIKEIHHRVKNNLQSVVSILSIQARRCSTDEAKKVLTESVYRIMAIARTHELLSEQLEDDISLKAVLDSVIENMHRCYEDLYHITIEATIDEELILSSDVVVTIALVVNELIQNCYDHAFNGRKQGQINVDVSQKEGYVYISIEDNGVGYPKDDIKQNNLGLQIVTSYVREKLRGKLDVQSDSKGTKTAFYFKK